TATAGCCTAGACCAACAATTAAAAAGATGCCCTCATCCGACTGAATAGGAAGCACTTCCTCCATACCAATGAAACAATAACATGCTCCAACAAAACTTAATAGGATAGAAAGCCCAATCACCAACCAATTCCATACTTTTTTCATAGCAAACCTCCTCTTGATATAGTATAACAAAAAAAGACTAGGAAACCTAGTCTTTACTTGTTTTTTTTAGCAATCTTATTCTTAGGAATTAGGGTCGTCCAAGCTACGTCCGTGCAAGCCTTTTTCACGTTGGACTTGACGAAGTTTTTCAGGTGTCACATCATTGCCGTCCTCATCGACGACCTTGATGCCTTCGATATGGGCACGCACGCTACGGCGGTAGCCCTCGATGTACTCCTCACGAAGAGCTGCCTGTTCCTGCAACTCCTCCTCTGTCAAGCCTTCCGCCTTTTTCTTGCGGGCCAATTCATTGATACGATCAATTTTTGCTTGTTCCATATTTGCCTCCTACTTGCTATTCAAGAGATTGAAGACCGCCACGGCACTTGCCTTATCCGCCAAGGATTTCAGTAGAGCCAAACGGTTGGCTTTGACTGCTGCGTCATCTGCCATGACCATGGTGTTGTCGAAGAAGGCCGCGATGATTGGGCTGAGAGCAAAGAGCTTGTCCAGGTTGCCCGCCATGTCTTCCGTCAACTCCAAGCCTGCCACTGCAGCAGCAAGGGCTTTCTCCTGGTCGTTTTCGAAGAGTGCCTCGTCAATGACAGTCGCCTCTGCCTTTTCAGCCAAGTTGAAGACCCGTGACAAGTTTTCCACGGCTTCCTTGTAGTCAGCCTCTTTTGATTTTTGGAAAATAGCAGAGCTGGCTGCCAGTTGTAGTCTGACCACAAAGGTTGAGCTGGCAAGTACAGCCTCACGGATGTCTTTCGGAATCGCCTTATCCATCATCTTCTCTACACGGGCACGGATAAAGTCCATCACAGCTGGCTGGTTGTCGTAAGTCAAGCTGGCAAAGTTCAAGCTGTACAACTCCGCAATCAACTGATCCAATGGAATTTCCCAACCAAAGGCTTCCAAAATCCGCACGATACCCTGTGTTGCACGACGGAGAGCGTAAGGGTCGTTCGAGCCAGAAGGAATCAAGCCAACTGAGAAGAAGGATAGGAGGGTATCAAATTTATCAGCCAGTGCCAAGACCGCACCGACCTTGCTTTCAGGCAATTCGCCTTCTGCTGAGTTTGGCAAGTAGTGCTCACGGATTGCTGCTGCCACCGCAGGTTTTTCCCCTGCAAGAAGGGCATACTTCTCACCCATAATCCCTTGCAATTCATCAAACTCGCCGACCATGCCTGTCAAGAGGTCAAACTTGTAGATGTCCGCCGCACGTGCCACATCTGCTTTCTCATCCGCAGACAAGCCAGCCAAGTCAGCCAGTTTTTCTGCGATAACCTTGGTGCGTTCCATGTGCTCGTAAAGTGAGCCGATTTTCTCATGGAAGGTCACGACTTTGAGACGTTCCACCAAGTCAGCAATCTTGAGTTTTTGGTCTTCACGCCAAAAGAACTCGCCGTCTTCCAAACGAGCCACCAAGACTTTTTCGTTTCCTTTGATGACATTGTCAAGGTGTTGGTCGTTTCCGTTACGGACGGAGATGAAGTTTGGCAAGAGCTTGCCAGACTTATCACGCACCACGAAGTAACGTTGGTGATTTTTCATAGAAGTAACCAAAACTTCTTCTGGTACTTCCAAATATTTAGTGTCAAAAGAACCCATGAAGGCAGTTGGATACTCGACCAAGTTGAGAACTTCATTAAGTAGGTCTTCGTCGATCTCAACAGTCACATTGTGTT
The nucleotide sequence above comes from Streptococcus sp. 29887. Encoded proteins:
- a CDS encoding DUF896 family protein, with the translated sequence MEQAKIDRINELARKKKAEGLTEEELQEQAALREEYIEGYRRSVRAHIEGIKVVDEDGNDVTPEKLRQVQREKGLHGRSLDDPNS
- the glyS gene encoding glycine--tRNA ligase subunit beta; amino-acid sequence: MTKNLLVELGLEEIPAYIVTPAMHQLRDRMATFLTDNRLAFDSIDVFSTPRRLAVRVRGLADQQTDLTEDFKGPAKKIALDADGNFTKAAEGFVRGKGLTTANIEFREIKGEEYVYVTKHEAGQPAKAVLAGIPEVLKAMTFPVSMNWASNKFAYIRPVHTLTVLLDDEALAMDFLDISSARISRGHRFLGNETEIASADSYEADLRAQFVITDPAERQNLIVEQIKAIEDKHNVTVEIDEDLLNEVLNLVEYPTAFMGSFDTKYLEVPEEVLVTSMKNHQRYFVVRDKSGKLLPNFISVRNGNDQHLDNVIKGNEKVLVARLEDGEFFWREDQKLKIADLVERLKVVTFHEKIGSLYEHMERTKVIAEKLADLAGLSADEKADVARAADIYKFDLLTGMVGEFDELQGIMGEKYALLAGEKPAVAAAIREHYLPNSAEGELPESKVGAVLALADKFDTLLSFFSVGLIPSGSNDPYALRRATQGIVRILEAFGWEIPLDQLIAELYSLNFASLTYDNQPAVMDFIRARVEKMMDKAIPKDIREAVLASSTFVVRLQLAASSAIFQKSKEADYKEAVENLSRVFNLAEKAEATVIDEALFENDQEKALAAAVAGLELTEDMAGNLDKLFALSPIIAAFFDNTMVMADDAAVKANRLALLKSLADKASAVAVFNLLNSK